TCGCTCTTCGCCGTCGGCGCGGCCTTCTTGTCGGCTCCGCTCGCGTCCGCCTTCGCTTTGGCCTTGGCGGGCTTCTTCGCTGCCTTCGCCTTGGCGCCGCCCTCGCTGGCGAAGTCGGCACTCGAACGCGGGCGACGCTTCTCCAGCGTCTCTTCGATCTTGCGATCCAGCGTGGCGAACTCGAAGGGCTTGTCGAGATAGGCGTCGGCTCCGTACAGCGGCGACGTCATCTCGTTGAGGTTCTCGCCGATGCCCGTGAGCATCACCACGCCCGTGTGCGCCAAGGACACGGCCTCGCGGATCTTGCGACAGACTTCCCAGCCGCTCATCCCCGGCATCATCACGTCCAAGACGACGATGTGGGGCAGATGCTCGTGCGCCAGATTCCACGCTTCGTCGCCATCCGACGCTTCGTGCACACGGAATCCTTTGGTGCGCAGGTGTCCTGCTACGAGTGCGCGAGTGCTGGGTTCATCATCGGCGACGAGCACGACGGTCTTTGCGTTGTTGGACATCCCTCGGCAGTCCTCTCTGGATCGGGGTCAGCAGCATTCGAGACCACCCCTAGGGGTTGGTCAAGCCCAACTAGTGCCGCGAGGCCTGCCCATCGGGATCGGATCCTGCCAAGGCCACGCACGAGACGAGCCAGCGCAACTGGCGGCGGCTTCGTCCGACCAGTGGCCTCCGCCATCGCTGGCGGCTACACTGGAAGGAATGAGCATGGGCTCCGATGACGTGACCCTCGGTGTCTTGCGAGCGATCCGCGATGAGGTGTCGCTCACGAATCAGCGCTTGGACCAGACGAATCAGCGCTTGGACCAGACGAATCAGCGCTTGGACCAGACGAACCAGCGTTTGGAGGCGATGCGTGACGAGCTATCGCGTCGCATCGTAGAGTCCGAGGTACGCACCGCTACGGCCATCACCGAGCTCGCCGGGACGGTCCGCGAAATGACCGCGATCTTGCGCGCGTCCCACGACCTTCGCCCGCGCCTCGAGCGCTGCGAGGGCGACATTGTCGCGTTGAGCCGTCGCGTCGACGCGCTGTCGGGCTCCGGTGGCTAGCGATTCGAACGCAGTGTCCGTGTGCACGGTCGAGCCATGTGGTGGAGATGGCGTGGCGAGTCCCGCAATTGGCAACCGGCAGCCGACTCGGCACACGAGCACCGGGCCTAGCTGGATGCCACGCGAGGCGGGTGAAGCGTCGCCGTCTGATGGCGAGTGACCCAGGGCGGGACGCGCGCTCCGCGCCGCCGAGGGTCGAGACCCAAACAAGACCAGCCACAACCCGGCCCCAAACTGCGCGAGCACATCGCCATCCCTCGGTTGGGGAAGGAACGGATATTCAGCGTCGGGCCGCGGCCTGTCAGTGTAAGCATATGTAATACTTGTCCAATTTTGCTCGGAGGGATGCCGCGCCGCCCTGCCATTCGCTGGCCGGCCGCGCTAGGCTTTGCCA
This genomic stretch from Polyangiaceae bacterium harbors:
- a CDS encoding response regulator yields the protein MSNNAKTVVLVADDEPSTRALVAGHLRTKGFRVHEASDGDEAWNLAHEHLPHIVVLDVMMPGMSGWEVCRKIREAVSLAHTGVVMLTGIGENLNEMTSPLYGADAYLDKPFEFATLDRKIEETLEKRRPRSSADFASEGGAKAKAAKKPAKAKAKADASGADKKAAPTAKSEAAAPAAKKAAKAPKKAKAKKAGASKVAKKKATKATAKKRKAAAKKAPKRKATAKKAAAKKAPKRKATAKKPARKKAAKRRAPKAAAKKAPKRKAAAKEPARSKARSSKSAVRSRAKAPAKSKATKRPAKRKARAKKA